Part of the Cryptosporangium arvum DSM 44712 genome, CGGTCGGCGTCCCGGGCACCGGCGTCCCCGGCACGGGCGTCGCCACCGGGAGCCGGGGGCCGAACGCCGGGGGCTCGCCGAGTTCGACCCCGACCACCGAGGGCTGGTCGGTCAGCAGCCGCAGCAACCGCTCGACACCCACGCCGGAGAGCTCCCCGACCTCCACGTACGTGGTCGAGTACGGCCGCAGGAAGCGTGGCACGTCGTCCCGGGTCCGCCCCGGCAACACGACCGGCACGATCTTCCGGGTGCCCGACTCGTGATCGCGGTAGAGCTCCTCGACCAGCTCCATCGCCTCGAACCGCACGCCACGGCGCTCGTGCCGTTCGGCCAGCCCGTCCGCGGTACGCCGGTACTCGGGCGACGCGATCACCAGCACGAAGTCGGCCCGGTCGATCTGGCGCCGCATCCACGCCGGCCAGTCGGTGCGCCGCTCCGCCGCGGGCAGGTCGAGCCGCGCGTCGATCCCTCGTTCGCGCAGCAACGTCCAGAGCGTGCGCACGTCGGCGCTGTGCTCCGGGGAGTCATGGGCGTACGAGAGAAAGACGCGGACCGATGCCATCGGAGAGCACTATAAGCAACTTCAAGCACACGGATCGTGACGAATCGGTGCGGGGTCAGGGCCGCACCAGGGCGAACGTCGTCGCCACGACGATCACGTAGGCGACGACGAGGACGGCGATCAGCCACCCGGCCACGCGGGTCGGCCGGCTGATCGCGAACACCCCGGCCACGACGAGCACGAGCGCGCCGACGTACATCGTCGCCGCGCGCTCGTGGTTCTTGGCGATCACGTCGCCGGTGAACAACCCGACGAGCGCGGCCACGATCGCGACTCCCCCGGAGACCCGGGGCACCAACCCACTCATGAGCGCGCAAACTATCCGACGGGTGCAATCACCGGCGCTTCGGCGTCGGCGCGTTCACCTGGTACTTCCATCCGACCAGCCGCACGACGATGCACACCACCGCGCCGACCACCGCGAACACCGCGCTGCTGCTCCCGGCGCGGTGCGCGACGACGAGCACGGCCGCGCCGAGCAGCGCCGGCACCGCGTACAGGCCCTCGCGCAGCACGGCCGGGACCTCGCGGAGCAGGACGTCACGCAGCATCCCGCCGCCGATCCCCGTCACCGCTCCGAGGATGATCGCCTGCGCCGGGCCGAGCCCGAACTGCAACGCCTTGCTGGCGCCGGTGACCGCGAACAGGCCCAGCCCGAGCGCGTCGAACACGGTGACGCTCGACTCGGCCCGTTCCAGCACGTGGCCGGCGAAGAAGCACACCAGCCCGGCGGCCGTCACGGCCGCCAGGTAGCGCCAGTCCCGGAACGTCGCCGGCGGCGTGCCGATCAGCACGTCGCGGGCGATGCCACCGGCCAGGGCGACGACCGCGGCGAGCACGAGGACCCCGAACAGGTCCAGGTTCGCGCGTACCGCGGCCAGGCCGCCGCTGAGCCCGAACACGAACGTGCCCAACAGGTTGAGCACCAGGATGAACAACGGGTCGATCTCCATTGACCAGCAGCGTAAGCGCACTGTGAGGTCGGCCTCGCGTCGCCGTCCCGACAGTTAATAGGAGTCCTACCTGGAGGCTACGTACCCTTCCGCCGTGCGTACCCGACTGCGATCCCAGGCCCTGGCTCTGGCCGTGCTCGTCGCCACGACGGCTCTCGTCGCAGGCGGATCGAGAACACCGCCGGCCACCCCGACCACCGAGACCCCGCACTCGCTCTACCGCGTCATCTGCGATCTGCAGGGCAAGGAGATCTCCCTCGGGTGCACACCCGCCACCGCGATCCGGGTGGAGGGCGGACCGCCGGTCGCGGTCGCCGACGCGAACCTGACGTACGACAACCTGGGCGCCGCCTACGACTTCTTCGCCACCTACCTGGGGCGCGACTCCGTCGACGGGAAAGGGATGCCGCTCCGAGCCCTGGTCAACGCCTGCGACGGGCTGAACTGCCCGGTGCGGGGCAGCTTCTGGGCGAACGACTACTTCGTCGTCGGCGTCGACGCGGCCGCCGGTGACGACACCGCCACCCACGAGCTGACGCACGGCGTCACCGCCTACACGTCGAACCTCGCCTACACCTACCAGTCCGGCGCGATCAACGAGTCGATGTCGGACGTCTTCGGCGAGTTCGAGGACCAGCTGTTCGCGGTGCCGGGCAGCAACGACGAGCCGCGCAACGACTGGCTGTTCGGCGAGGACGGCGCCGAGTACGACCCGGTCCGCAGCCTGGCCGACCCGACCCGGGTGCTGGGCACGAAGGGCTACCGCTCCCCCGACCGCATGCACTCGCCGTACTACTTCGTGTCCGGCGCCGACATCGACCCGGCCGCGCCGGAGGACAGTGGGGGCGTGCACTACAACAGCGGCGTCGGGAACAAGGCCGCCTGGCTGATCGCCGCGCCCGGCACGCACGCGTTCAACGGGCAGCGGGTGACCGGCATCGGCGTCCCGAAGGCCGCCCGGCTCTACTACCGCGTGCTGCGGTCCTTACCGTCGGCGGCCGACTACCCCGACCTGGCCGCCGCGCTGACCACGGCCTGCGCCGAGCTGGCGGACCAGCACACCGCCGGGATCACCACCGGCGACTGCGTCCAGGTGGAGCGGGCCGTCGTCGCCACCGAGATGCGGTTACCCCCGCTCGCGCCGGGCGCGGCGCTGGTGCCCCCGGCGCCGGTCTGCCCGGCCGGCACCCGCCCGGCGGTGCTGGCCGCCGACGGCTTCGAGCAGGCCGAGGCGGGGCCGTGGGCGGTGACCGGGCAGTGGCGCTACCCACCGGCCCGCGGCAACGATCCCGACTACACCGACACGCAGTACCACGTCTACGCGAAAGAGGGACGACGCTCGCTGGAGTCGTTCACCCCCAGCGACCTGCTCGACGCGCCGCCGCCCCGGCAGAGCACCGCGACCTGGAAGACGACGCTCGCCGTGCCGGCCGGGACCAGCACCTACCTGCGGTTCCAGCAC contains:
- a CDS encoding toll/interleukin-1 receptor domain-containing protein — its product is MASVRVFLSYAHDSPEHSADVRTLWTLLRERGIDARLDLPAAERRTDWPAWMRRQIDRADFVLVIASPEYRRTADGLAERHERRGVRFEAMELVEELYRDHESGTRKIVPVVLPGRTRDDVPRFLRPYSTTYVEVGELSGVGVERLLRLLTDQPSVVGVELGEPPAFGPRLPVATPVPGTPVPGTPTAAPRRVWVGAGLAAAVAAGAWVYAAVIAPDVDGSKAPGSGVPVVIRFEAPVDGEPLASADRAVGTVTGPPGVRLWAVEETADERFHPRGRCAVKETRWECPAFTPRTPVGGKFEYHVVAVDDAADEALSRVGPRGLLRLPVVTADRFMDDVINAG
- a CDS encoding trimeric intracellular cation channel family protein yields the protein MEIDPLFILVLNLLGTFVFGLSGGLAAVRANLDLFGVLVLAAVVALAGGIARDVLIGTPPATFRDWRYLAAVTAAGLVCFFAGHVLERAESSVTVFDALGLGLFAVTGASKALQFGLGPAQAIILGAVTGIGGGMLRDVLLREVPAVLREGLYAVPALLGAAVLVVAHRAGSSSAVFAVVGAVVCIVVRLVGWKYQVNAPTPKRR
- a CDS encoding M4 family metallopeptidase; the protein is MRTRLRSQALALAVLVATTALVAGGSRTPPATPTTETPHSLYRVICDLQGKEISLGCTPATAIRVEGGPPVAVADANLTYDNLGAAYDFFATYLGRDSVDGKGMPLRALVNACDGLNCPVRGSFWANDYFVVGVDAAAGDDTATHELTHGVTAYTSNLAYTYQSGAINESMSDVFGEFEDQLFAVPGSNDEPRNDWLFGEDGAEYDPVRSLADPTRVLGTKGYRSPDRMHSPYYFVSGADIDPAAPEDSGGVHYNSGVGNKAAWLIAAPGTHAFNGQRVTGIGVPKAARLYYRVLRSLPSAADYPDLAAALTTACAELADQHTAGITTGDCVQVERAVVATEMRLPPLAPGAALVPPAPVCPAGTRPAVLAADGFEQAEAGPWAVTGQWRYPPARGNDPDYTDTQYHVYAKEGRRSLESFTPSDLLDAPPPRQSTATWKTTLAVPAGTSTYLRFQHARQMSVSEGKNLGAGYVQYRLEDGRWRDAGALLTDNGYTGALDKSAGYGTATGFTGSTHGYTASRMDLTSLAGHRVQIRFVSVIDEYYSSAWWLDDVRAYRCA